In Bradyrhizobium lablabi, one DNA window encodes the following:
- a CDS encoding DUF6460 domain-containing protein, producing the protein MQNETRELPAANDGLYRFLGGSPLTVAFRLILLSILVGVVLAAIGFDPWNIVNSIRLLFQRLWNLGFDAVNWLWRYFLLGAVIVFPVWLLMRMFGAPRGR; encoded by the coding sequence ATGCAAAACGAGACCAGGGAATTGCCGGCAGCCAATGACGGCCTCTATCGTTTTCTCGGCGGCTCGCCGCTGACGGTAGCGTTTCGGCTGATCCTGTTGTCCATCCTGGTCGGGGTGGTGCTCGCGGCGATCGGCTTCGATCCCTGGAATATCGTCAACAGCATCCGGTTGTTGTTCCAGCGGCTGTGGAATCTCGGCTTTGACGCCGTCAACTGGCTGTGGCGCTACTTCCTGCTTGGCGCGGTGATCGTGTTTCCGGTCTGGCTCTTGATGCGGATGTTCGGCGCGCCGCGCGGAAGATAG
- a CDS encoding DUF952 domain-containing protein has protein sequence MRKIYKICPEPAWREAERQGVYRGSADDARDGFIHFSAASQVAETARKHFAGQTGLLLIEVDADALGERLRFERSRNDELFPHLYGDLDPGAVISVREMRARSDGTHDIPELKP, from the coding sequence TTGCGGAAAATCTACAAAATCTGTCCCGAGCCGGCCTGGCGCGAGGCCGAGCGGCAGGGGGTGTACCGCGGCAGCGCCGACGATGCGCGCGACGGTTTTATTCATTTTTCCGCGGCCTCGCAGGTGGCGGAGACGGCGCGCAAGCATTTTGCCGGCCAGACTGGGCTGTTGCTGATCGAGGTCGATGCCGATGCTTTGGGCGAGCGGCTGCGCTTCGAGCGCTCGCGCAACGATGAACTGTTTCCGCATCTCTATGGCGACCTCGATCCCGGCGCGGTGATCAGTGTGCGCGAGATGCGCGCGCGCTCCGACGGCACCCATGACATCCCGGAGCTTAAGCCGTGA
- a CDS encoding S24 family peptidase, with the protein MAKQPKAQRVLTHGQVWTALDRLAERSGLSPSGLAKRAGLDPTTFNKSKRITVDGRERWPSTESLAKALAATNSSIDHFVQLIGDGARTAQSVPRLSFARAASDGTFDDSGFPSGKGWDQVALPSAHDEHAYALEISGDQMRPAFRDGDIIVVSPGTPIRRGDRVVVKTRAGEVMVKELKRRTAKALELQSLNPSHVDRTLAAGEVAWIARIVWVSQ; encoded by the coding sequence ATGGCCAAGCAGCCAAAAGCCCAGCGCGTGTTGACCCACGGCCAGGTCTGGACCGCGCTGGACCGGCTTGCCGAACGCTCAGGCCTATCGCCCTCCGGCCTTGCCAAGCGCGCAGGCCTCGATCCCACCACCTTCAACAAGTCCAAGCGCATCACCGTCGACGGCCGCGAACGCTGGCCGTCCACCGAATCACTCGCCAAGGCGCTGGCCGCCACCAACAGCTCGATCGACCATTTTGTGCAGTTGATCGGCGACGGCGCGCGGACCGCGCAGTCGGTGCCGCGATTGAGTTTCGCCCGGGCGGCAAGCGACGGCACTTTCGACGACAGCGGTTTTCCGAGCGGCAAGGGCTGGGACCAGGTGGCGTTGCCGTCGGCCCATGACGAGCACGCCTACGCGCTGGAAATTTCCGGCGACCAGATGCGCCCGGCCTTTCGCGACGGCGACATCATCGTGGTATCGCCGGGCACACCGATCCGCCGCGGCGACCGCGTGGTGGTGAAGACGCGAGCGGGCGAGGTGATGGTGAAGGAACTAAAACGCCGCACCGCGAAGGCGCTGGAGCTGCAGTCGCTCAATCCCAGCCATGTCGACCGCACCTTGGCGGCCGGTGAAGTCGCGTGGATCGCGAGGATTGTGTGGGTGAGCCAGTAG
- a CDS encoding MATE family efflux transporter, producing the protein MVTNLTTPLIGIISTIAIGRLGDATLLGGVAIASVIFDCLFWLFAFLRMGTLAFTAQALGAGETQELRALLIRGLVIAALIGTTLIVLQIPLAAVLLQAMGGSEGVTRAAKTYFVIRIWSAPLALANYVVLGWLIGQARAKLALSVQIAINLINVAATMLLVSVLNAGIAGAAIAAVVAEAAGLVLGLLIARRLTYGQPPVPRAALLDRAKLLRMLAVNRDIMIRTAALIAAFLFFTAQGARSGDVTLAANAVLNNFLLVTAFFLDGLANAAEQLCGRTYGARDQSGFASAVRLVLFWGFGFALAVAATYALFGTNLIDIMTASEAVRRGAREVLWFVVLAPLLAVFAFAYDGIYIGATWARDMRNLMVLSLVIFLAAWLALRPFGNTGLWGAMLALYAARGGLQALRYPALLKASFKK; encoded by the coding sequence ATGGTCACGAACCTGACAACGCCGCTGATCGGCATCATCTCGACGATCGCGATCGGGAGGCTCGGCGACGCCACGCTGCTTGGCGGCGTCGCCATCGCCTCGGTGATTTTCGACTGCCTGTTCTGGCTGTTCGCCTTCCTGCGCATGGGCACGCTTGCCTTCACCGCGCAGGCGCTTGGCGCGGGCGAAACGCAGGAATTGCGCGCGCTGCTGATCCGGGGTCTTGTCATTGCGGCGCTGATCGGGACGACCCTCATCGTCTTGCAAATACCCCTCGCCGCGGTTCTGCTGCAAGCGATGGGCGGCAGCGAAGGGGTTACGCGCGCGGCAAAGACCTATTTTGTCATCCGTATCTGGTCGGCGCCGCTGGCGCTCGCCAATTACGTCGTGCTCGGCTGGCTGATCGGACAGGCGCGCGCAAAGCTGGCACTGAGCGTGCAGATCGCGATCAACCTCATCAATGTGGCGGCGACCATGCTGCTGGTATCGGTGCTCAACGCCGGCATCGCGGGTGCCGCGATCGCGGCCGTGGTCGCGGAAGCGGCCGGGCTCGTGCTGGGCTTGCTGATCGCGCGGCGTCTCACCTACGGACAGCCTCCTGTGCCGCGCGCGGCGCTGCTCGACCGTGCAAAACTGTTGCGCATGCTCGCCGTCAACCGCGATATCATGATCCGCACCGCCGCGCTGATCGCGGCGTTTTTGTTTTTCACCGCGCAAGGCGCGCGCTCCGGCGACGTCACGCTCGCGGCCAACGCCGTGCTCAACAATTTCCTGCTGGTCACGGCCTTCTTCCTCGACGGACTTGCCAATGCCGCCGAGCAGCTCTGCGGCCGCACCTATGGCGCGCGGGACCAAAGCGGGTTCGCGTCGGCGGTGCGCCTGGTGCTGTTCTGGGGGTTCGGCTTTGCGCTCGCGGTGGCCGCGACATATGCGCTGTTCGGCACCAACCTGATCGATATCATGACCGCGAGCGAAGCGGTCCGGCGCGGCGCGCGTGAGGTCTTGTGGTTCGTGGTGCTGGCGCCGCTGCTTGCCGTGTTCGCCTTTGCCTATGACGGCATCTATATCGGCGCGACCTGGGCGCGCGACATGCGCAATCTGATGGTGCTGTCGCTGGTAATTTTCCTGGCCGCCTGGCTCGCGTTGCGCCCGTTCGGCAATACCGGCCTGTGGGGCGCGATGCTCGCCCTCTACGCCGCGCGCGGCGGGTTGCAGGCGCTGCGCTATCCCGCGCTGTTGAAGGCCTCGTTTAAGAAGTGA
- a CDS encoding class II aldolase/adducin family protein, producing MQFRVSPKTLEDCSAEEWQARLDLAAAHRLAYMHGFSEGIFNHLTFVVPGRGDRYYQIPFGMHWSEVTASSFMEVGIDDGKVKRGDGDVERSCYCIHAPIHKALPQAKAVFHTHMPYASALTRLEDPRIKEIGQTEVGMSGEIAYDDEYTGPALDPSEGARLAKVIGDKTVLFMANHGISTVGETVADAYDRLYYIERAAQVQIYAMWTGQPLKKLPEPVVEKTKRDIGGNSLYNGPTPAQRHFDALKRILDRKEPDYAT from the coding sequence ATGCAGTTCAGGGTTTCGCCGAAGACGCTGGAAGATTGCAGCGCTGAGGAATGGCAGGCGCGGCTTGATCTCGCGGCGGCGCATCGGCTCGCTTACATGCACGGTTTCAGCGAGGGCATTTTCAATCATCTGACCTTTGTGGTGCCGGGCCGCGGCGACCGTTACTACCAGATTCCGTTCGGCATGCATTGGTCGGAGGTGACGGCGTCCTCCTTCATGGAAGTCGGCATCGACGACGGCAAGGTCAAGCGCGGCGATGGCGACGTCGAACGCTCCTGCTATTGCATCCATGCGCCGATCCACAAGGCGCTGCCGCAGGCCAAGGCGGTGTTCCACACCCACATGCCCTATGCGAGCGCGCTGACGCGGCTGGAAGACCCGCGCATCAAGGAGATCGGCCAGACCGAGGTCGGGATGTCCGGCGAGATTGCCTATGACGATGAATATACCGGCCCGGCGCTCGATCCGTCTGAAGGCGCGCGGCTGGCAAAAGTCATCGGCGACAAGACCGTGTTGTTCATGGCCAATCACGGCATCTCGACGGTCGGCGAGACCGTCGCCGACGCCTATGACCGGCTCTATTACATCGAGCGCGCCGCGCAGGTTCAGATCTACGCGATGTGGACCGGGCAGCCGCTCAAGAAACTCCCCGAGCCCGTGGTCGAAAAGACCAAACGCGATATCGGCGGCAACAGCCTGTACAACGGACCAACGCCTGCGCAGCGCCACTTCGACGCGTTAAAGCGCATCCTCGACCGCAAGGAGCCGGATTACGCGACGTAG
- a CDS encoding quinone-dependent dihydroorotate dehydrogenase, protein MIRAFDAFSLPLLRWFDPEDAHRLAIQGLKLLPPVRARPDDAKLAVRAFGLNFPNPIGMAAGFDKSAEAPDALLRLGFGFVEIGTVTPKPQTGNPRPRLFRLERDEAVINRMGFNNDGAAAVLRRLAGRAHLKGIIGVNVGANKDSADRVADYVKLIETFAPVASYFTVNVSSPNTPGLRNLQQAAALDDLLAKVIDARERVRQNAGDSPVLLKIAPDLSLTELDDVVHIARSRRVDGMIVANTTTMRPSTLREGFRAKEQGGLSGRPLFRLSTRMVAETYVRAEGAFPLVGAGGIDSGGAALTKIRAGASLIQLYSSLIYKGIGLVDDIKNDLASTLLRTGRDSLSEIVGADAATITAEDWPV, encoded by the coding sequence GTGATCCGCGCCTTCGACGCCTTCTCTCTGCCGCTACTGCGCTGGTTCGATCCGGAAGACGCGCATCGCCTGGCGATCCAGGGCCTGAAATTACTGCCGCCGGTGCGGGCGCGGCCGGACGACGCAAAGCTGGCGGTGCGGGCGTTCGGGTTGAATTTCCCCAATCCGATCGGCATGGCCGCGGGTTTTGACAAGAGCGCGGAGGCCCCGGATGCGCTGTTGCGGCTCGGTTTCGGTTTCGTCGAAATCGGCACTGTGACGCCAAAACCGCAAACGGGAAATCCGCGGCCGCGGCTGTTTCGCCTCGAGCGCGACGAGGCCGTGATCAATCGCATGGGGTTCAACAATGACGGCGCCGCCGCCGTGCTGCGGCGCCTCGCCGGGCGCGCGCATCTGAAAGGCATCATCGGCGTCAATGTCGGGGCGAACAAGGATTCCGCCGACCGCGTCGCCGATTACGTGAAACTGATCGAGACCTTCGCACCGGTGGCGAGCTATTTCACCGTCAACGTCTCCTCGCCGAACACGCCGGGCCTGCGCAATCTGCAGCAGGCCGCGGCCCTCGACGATCTGCTTGCAAAAGTGATCGATGCGCGCGAACGCGTCCGGCAAAACGCCGGCGATTCGCCGGTGCTCTTAAAAATCGCGCCCGATCTCAGCCTCACCGAGCTCGACGACGTCGTTCATATCGCCCGCTCGCGCCGCGTCGACGGCATGATCGTCGCCAACACCACCACGATGCGGCCCTCGACCTTGCGCGAAGGGTTCCGCGCCAAGGAGCAGGGCGGTTTGTCGGGGCGCCCATTATTTCGACTGTCGACCCGAATGGTGGCCGAAACGTATGTCCGCGCCGAGGGCGCGTTTCCACTGGTAGGTGCCGGCGGCATCGATTCCGGCGGCGCGGCGCTGACCAAAATCCGCGCCGGCGCCAGCCTGATCCAGCTTTATTCGTCGCTGATCTACAAGGGGATTGGGCTGGTCGACGACATCAAGAACGATCTGGCGTCGACGCTGTTGCGCACCGGACGCGACTCGCTGTCCGAAATCGTCGGCGCCGACGCGGCGACGATCACGGCCGAGGACTGGCCGGTGTGA
- a CDS encoding lysine--tRNA ligase: MSTNDPASPSDLRALAEQSNAWPFEQAKAIVARLKKKPKDEVLFSTGYGPSGLPHIGTFGEVARTTMVRHAFRVLTEDKIKTRLIAFSDDMDGLRKVPDNVPNKEMLSQYLGKPLTTVPDPFHTHPSFGAHNNARLRAFLDTFGFDYEFASSTEYYKSGKFDAALLRVLERLEQVMAIMLPSLREERAASYSPFLPISPRTGEVLYVPIVEHDVKAGTISYDDPDTKERMTLPVTGGHCKLQWKPDWAMRWYALGIDYEMAGKDLIDSVKLSGKICSALGGLPPEGFNYELFLDDKGQKISKSKGNGLTIDEWLRYASPESLSLFMYREPKSAKRLYFDVIPRNVDDYQQFLEGFPRQDARQQLGNPVWHIHAGHPPVADMPVTFQLLLTLVSSSNAENAATLWGFIGRYRPGVTPQTHPKLDAMVGYAINYYRDFVAPTKKFREPTEPERAALQDLRDALSQLPASSTAEEIQNVVYEIGRREPFLDAVKKGKDGRPGVSLDWFNMLYQVLLGQEKGPRFGSFVAVYGLQNSVAMIDGALARSG; the protein is encoded by the coding sequence ATGTCTACCAACGATCCCGCCAGTCCGAGCGATCTGCGCGCGCTCGCCGAACAGTCCAACGCCTGGCCATTCGAGCAGGCGAAGGCGATTGTCGCGCGGCTGAAAAAGAAGCCAAAGGACGAGGTGCTGTTCTCGACCGGCTACGGTCCCTCGGGCCTGCCGCATATCGGCACATTTGGCGAGGTCGCGCGCACCACCATGGTGCGCCACGCCTTTCGCGTGCTGACCGAAGACAAGATCAAGACCCGGCTGATCGCGTTCTCAGACGACATGGACGGCCTGCGCAAGGTGCCGGACAACGTGCCGAACAAGGAGATGCTGTCACAATATCTCGGCAAGCCGCTGACCACGGTGCCCGATCCGTTTCATACCCATCCGAGCTTCGGCGCGCACAACAATGCACGGCTGCGCGCGTTCCTCGACACCTTTGGGTTCGATTACGAATTCGCGAGCTCCACCGAATATTATAAGTCCGGCAAATTCGACGCGGCGCTGCTGCGCGTGCTGGAGCGGCTCGAGCAGGTGATGGCGATCATGCTGCCGTCCTTGCGCGAAGAGCGCGCGGCGAGCTATTCGCCGTTCCTGCCGATTTCTCCGCGCACCGGCGAGGTGCTCTATGTGCCGATCGTCGAGCACGATGTGAAGGCCGGCACGATCTCCTATGACGATCCCGACACCAAAGAGCGCATGACGCTGCCGGTCACCGGCGGGCATTGCAAATTGCAGTGGAAGCCGGATTGGGCGATGCGCTGGTACGCGCTCGGCATCGATTATGAAATGGCCGGCAAGGATTTGATCGACTCGGTAAAGCTGTCGGGCAAGATCTGCTCCGCGCTCGGCGGCCTGCCTCCGGAAGGATTCAATTACGAGCTGTTCCTCGACGACAAAGGTCAAAAAATTTCAAAATCGAAGGGCAACGGGCTGACCATCGACGAATGGCTGCGCTACGCGTCGCCGGAATCGCTGTCGCTGTTCATGTATCGTGAGCCGAAGTCGGCCAAGCGGCTGTACTTCGACGTGATCCCGCGCAATGTCGATGACTACCAGCAATTCCTCGAAGGCTTTCCACGCCAGGACGCGCGCCAGCAGCTCGGCAATCCGGTCTGGCACATCCATGCCGGCCATCCGCCGGTAGCCGACATGCCCGTGACGTTCCAGTTGCTATTGACGCTGGTGTCGTCGTCGAACGCGGAGAACGCCGCGACGCTCTGGGGTTTCATCGGGCGCTATCGTCCCGGCGTGACGCCGCAAACCCATCCCAAGTTAGATGCGATGGTCGGCTACGCCATCAACTATTATCGCGACTTTGTCGCGCCGACCAAAAAATTCCGCGAGCCGACCGAACCCGAGCGCGCCGCGCTGCAGGACCTTCGCGATGCGCTGTCGCAATTGCCGGCGAGTTCGACCGCGGAAGAAATCCAGAACGTGGTCTACGAAATCGGCCGCCGCGAGCCGTTTCTGGACGCGGTGAAGAAAGGCAAGGATGGCCGGCCCGGCGTCTCGCTCGACTGGTTCAACATGCTTTATCAGGTGCTGCTCGGTCAGGAAAAAGGCCCGCGGTTCGGTTCGTTCGTCGCGGTCTATGGGTTGCAAAATTCGGTCGCCATGATCGACGGCGCGCTGGCGCGGTCGGGGTAG